Proteins encoded by one window of Vibrio panuliri:
- a CDS encoding cytochrome C assembly family protein, which translates to MDNLVAVSAAILYILAIATIIPGLVHQTGIRAKTVLVSAVLALIFHAWSLGDLILSGSGQNLSILNVASLISFIISLVMSVAMVKTRIWFLLPVVYSFAALNLLAATLLPSSYITHFENDPKLLIHISLALFSYSTLTIGALYALQLAWLDNRLKAKKALAINPNVPPLMLIERQLFKIILIGNLLLTATLLTGFTFVQDMIAQGKAHKAILSFVAWVIYSVLIWGHYHRGWRGKKVTWFAIAGATLLTIAYFGSRFVREIILR; encoded by the coding sequence ATGGACAACTTAGTCGCAGTCAGCGCAGCAATTCTCTATATATTGGCGATTGCCACCATCATTCCTGGCTTGGTTCATCAAACAGGGATAAGAGCAAAAACCGTCTTGGTTAGTGCTGTTCTTGCGTTGATATTTCACGCGTGGTCATTAGGCGATCTTATTCTTTCAGGTTCAGGTCAGAACCTGAGTATCCTCAATGTCGCGTCATTAATTAGCTTTATTATTTCGCTGGTGATGAGTGTCGCGATGGTAAAAACGCGCATCTGGTTTTTATTACCCGTGGTGTACAGCTTTGCCGCGCTCAATCTACTTGCTGCCACGCTATTACCAAGTAGCTATATCACTCACTTTGAGAATGACCCAAAGCTGCTCATTCATATTTCGTTGGCGCTGTTTTCATATTCCACATTGACTATTGGCGCCTTGTACGCGCTGCAACTAGCATGGTTGGACAACCGACTTAAAGCGAAAAAGGCACTGGCGATTAACCCCAATGTCCCGCCATTAATGTTGATTGAACGTCAGTTGTTTAAGATTATCCTGATTGGTAACTTACTTCTGACCGCGACACTGCTGACTGGCTTTACCTTTGTTCAGGATATGATCGCCCAAGGTAAAGCCCATAAAGCGATTCTCTCTTTTGTCGCGTGGGTCATTTACTCCGTACTGATTTGGGGTCACTACCACAGAGGATGGCGCGGTAAGAAAGTAACATGGTTTGCCATTGCTGGTGCAACCTTGCTCACCATTGCCTATTTTGGCAGCCGCTTTGTGCGTGAGATCATTCTCAGATAA
- a CDS encoding HlyC/CorC family transporter: MDDISTGILFALLACLIVISGYFSGSETGMMALNRYRLKHLSNSGHKGAKRVERLLDRPDRLIGLILIGNNLVNILASAIATILGMRLYGDIGVAIATGALTLVILVFAEVTPKTLAALYPERVSYASSILLSILMKVLSPLVILVNFITNGFIRLLGVKVSHGDDDHLSSEELRTVVNEAGSLIPRRHQDMLVSILDLENVTVNDIMVPRNEITGIDINDDWKSIVRQLTHSPHGRVVLYRDQIDEAVGMLRLREAYRLMLEKNEFTKERLLRAADEVYFIPEGTPLNVQLLKFQRKKQRIGLIVDEYGDIIGLITLEDILEEIVGEFTTSIAPSLSEEIVPQDDGSFLIEASANIRDINKGLKWKLPTDGPRTLNGLILEHLEDIPESHLSVQVSGHPMEIVELEENRIKLVKVFPKIKKAS, translated from the coding sequence TTGGACGACATATCAACGGGTATCTTATTTGCGCTACTCGCGTGTCTCATTGTCATTTCAGGTTATTTTTCAGGTTCAGAGACGGGCATGATGGCTTTGAACCGCTATCGATTAAAACACTTATCCAACAGTGGTCATAAGGGTGCCAAACGCGTAGAGAGGTTGCTCGACCGACCCGATCGTTTGATTGGGCTGATTCTGATTGGCAATAACCTCGTCAATATTCTCGCTTCTGCCATCGCCACGATTCTCGGCATGCGTCTCTACGGTGATATCGGCGTCGCCATCGCCACTGGTGCTCTCACCTTAGTCATACTCGTCTTTGCCGAGGTTACCCCGAAAACACTCGCTGCACTTTATCCAGAACGCGTCTCCTATGCGAGCAGCATCTTGCTCTCAATACTGATGAAAGTCCTCTCGCCGCTGGTTATCTTAGTCAACTTTATCACCAACGGATTTATTCGCTTACTTGGTGTCAAAGTAAGTCATGGTGATGATGACCACCTCAGTTCTGAAGAGCTACGGACTGTGGTTAACGAAGCAGGAAGCCTTATCCCTCGTCGCCACCAAGATATGCTGGTGTCAATTTTGGATTTGGAAAATGTCACCGTGAACGACATCATGGTGCCACGTAATGAAATCACAGGTATTGATATCAATGACGACTGGAAGTCGATTGTTCGCCAGTTAACGCATTCACCGCATGGTCGTGTGGTTCTCTATCGCGACCAAATTGATGAAGCCGTAGGAATGCTGCGTCTGCGTGAAGCTTATCGCCTAATGTTGGAAAAAAACGAGTTCACCAAAGAGCGCTTATTACGAGCAGCCGATGAAGTCTATTTTATCCCTGAAGGTACACCGCTCAATGTACAACTGCTTAAGTTCCAACGTAAGAAGCAACGTATTGGTTTAATTGTCGATGAGTACGGCGATATTATAGGTTTGATCACCTTGGAAGATATTTTAGAAGAAATCGTTGGGGAGTTTACCACCTCAATCGCACCGAGCTTATCCGAGGAAATCGTGCCACAAGATGACGGTAGTTTCTTGATTGAAGCTAGCGCTAACATCCGCGATATCAACAAGGGCCTTAAATGGAAGTTGCCAACCGACGGACCACGCACTTTAAACGGTTTGATACTTGAGCACTTAGAAGATATTCCAGAAAGCCATTTGAGTGTGCAGGTTTCAGGTCATCCAATGGAGATCGTTGAGCTGGAAGAAAACCGCATAAAGTTGGTGAAGGTCTTCCCTAAAATTAAGAAAGCGAGCTAA
- the rpoS gene encoding RNA polymerase sigma factor RpoS, with product MSISNTAAKVQEFDIENMEGFDVETQLEQKSTPVNETSKEEYEVSNKNLDATQLYLGEIGFSPLLTAEEEVLYARRALRGDEAARKRMIESNLRLVVKISRRYSNRGLALLDLIEEGNLGLIRAVEKFDPERGFRFSTYATWWIRQTIERALMNQTRTIRLPIHVVKELNIYLRTARELSQKLDHEPTAEEIATQLDKPVDDVSKMLRLNERISSVDTPIGGDGEKALLDIIPDVKHSDPEVSTQDDDIKDSLINWLDELNPKQKEVLARRFGLLGYEPSTLEEVGREINLTRERVRQIQVEGLRRLREILVKQGLSMENLFSVEDD from the coding sequence ATGAGTATCAGCAACACAGCAGCAAAAGTACAAGAGTTTGATATTGAAAACATGGAAGGTTTCGATGTCGAGACACAACTCGAACAAAAATCCACACCAGTAAATGAGACCAGCAAAGAAGAGTACGAGGTATCGAATAAGAATCTCGATGCGACTCAGCTTTATCTTGGCGAAATTGGTTTCTCTCCACTCCTCACTGCAGAAGAAGAAGTGCTATATGCACGTCGCGCTTTGCGTGGTGATGAAGCGGCGCGTAAGCGTATGATAGAGAGTAACCTGCGTTTAGTGGTTAAAATTTCTCGTCGCTACAGTAATCGAGGACTCGCTCTACTTGATTTAATTGAAGAGGGTAACCTTGGCTTGATTCGAGCGGTCGAAAAATTTGACCCCGAGAGAGGTTTCCGCTTTTCAACTTACGCCACTTGGTGGATCCGTCAAACGATTGAGCGTGCGCTAATGAACCAAACTCGCACCATTCGCTTACCGATTCACGTGGTGAAAGAGCTTAATATCTACTTGCGAACCGCGCGCGAGCTATCGCAAAAGCTTGATCATGAGCCAACCGCAGAAGAGATTGCCACACAACTCGATAAGCCAGTTGACGATGTCAGCAAAATGCTACGTCTAAATGAGCGTATCAGTTCAGTGGATACACCAATTGGTGGTGATGGTGAGAAAGCACTGTTAGATATCATTCCTGATGTGAAGCACTCAGATCCAGAAGTGTCGACGCAAGATGACGATATCAAGGATTCACTAATTAATTGGCTTGATGAGCTAAATCCAAAGCAAAAAGAAGTTTTGGCACGCCGTTTTGGTTTGCTTGGATATGAACCATCAACGCTTGAAGAAGTCGGTAGAGAAATCAACCTGACTCGTGAGCGAGTACGCCAAATTCAAGTTGAAGGGTTACGTCGCCTACGTGAAATCCTAGTTAAGCAAGGTTTGAGTATGGAAAACTTGTTTAGCGTCGAAGACGATTAA
- a CDS encoding peptidoglycan DD-metalloendopeptidase family protein, producing the protein MHIKSHSLLIFTLSSILAGCSAHSPAPVSSLNKDYDSIPRGSYRGSYYQVEKGDTLYFIAYVTDKDVNEIIRYNRLSAPYTIYPGQKLKLWQPAYRPPAYAGTGAGGSSTKAVATGSAVAAAKPTTSSKNSNQGVTKQSTTNTKPVAQKTATKGVEQSKPKEYVGSKGKQNVNNNVSKSTHANANVTKWLWPTKGRVIKNFSTGDQGNKGIDIAGQRGQSIISTAAGTVVYSGNALRGYGNLVIIKHNDKFLSAYAHNDQLLVKEGQSVKSGQKIATMGSSGTNSVRLHFEIRYQGKSVNPKRYLP; encoded by the coding sequence ATGCATATTAAGTCTCATTCATTATTGATATTTACTCTGAGTAGCATTCTAGCTGGATGTTCGGCTCATTCCCCTGCGCCTGTATCAAGTTTGAATAAAGATTATGATTCCATTCCGCGTGGCAGCTATCGAGGCAGTTACTATCAAGTAGAGAAGGGCGATACGCTCTACTTTATTGCTTACGTTACAGATAAAGATGTAAATGAGATCATCCGCTACAACCGTCTTTCAGCCCCTTACACGATTTACCCAGGACAAAAGCTAAAACTATGGCAGCCTGCCTATCGTCCACCGGCTTATGCGGGTACAGGCGCTGGTGGCTCCTCAACTAAAGCGGTAGCAACAGGTTCTGCGGTGGCTGCAGCCAAACCGACAACTTCGAGTAAAAACTCGAATCAAGGGGTTACAAAGCAAAGCACCACCAATACTAAACCAGTAGCACAAAAAACTGCGACAAAAGGGGTTGAACAATCTAAACCAAAGGAGTATGTTGGTTCTAAAGGTAAACAGAATGTTAACAATAATGTCAGTAAATCGACACATGCTAACGCTAACGTTACCAAATGGTTGTGGCCAACTAAAGGGAGAGTAATTAAAAATTTCTCGACGGGAGACCAAGGGAATAAGGGTATTGATATCGCAGGACAGCGAGGTCAATCCATCATATCCACCGCTGCCGGCACCGTCGTATATTCTGGAAACGCTTTAAGAGGTTATGGCAACCTCGTCATTATAAAACATAACGATAAATTTTTAAGCGCATATGCGCATAACGATCAGTTGCTAGTAAAAGAAGGTCAAAGTGTAAAATCAGGCCAAAAAATTGCAACTATGGGCAGTTCTGGAACCAACAGTGTTCGCTTGCACTTTGAAATTCGCTATCAAGGTAAGTCAGTGAATCCTAAACGCTACTTGCCGTAA
- a CDS encoding protein-L-isoaspartate(D-aspartate) O-methyltransferase, translating into MANPHADKLMQFLVASGIKDQAVLEAIHALPRESFVSQAMMHQAYDNNALPIGHGQTISQPYIVAKMTEMLELKPESKVLEVGTGSGYQTAVLAQLVDHVYSVERIKALQWEAKRRLKQLDIYNISTKHGDGWQGWAAKAPFDAIIVTAAAESIPQQLLEQLNDGGVLIIPVGIDEQQLLKISRQGDGYLSEVIEMVRFVPLVAGDLA; encoded by the coding sequence TTGTCGCGAGTGGCATTAAAGATCAAGCGGTACTGGAAGCAATACACGCATTGCCTCGGGAAAGTTTCGTTTCTCAAGCAATGATGCACCAAGCGTATGACAACAATGCGCTACCGATTGGTCATGGACAGACAATTTCTCAACCGTACATCGTCGCTAAAATGACGGAGATGCTGGAACTTAAACCTGAGAGTAAAGTCCTAGAGGTGGGTACAGGCTCCGGCTATCAAACGGCGGTGCTTGCCCAGTTAGTGGATCATGTTTATTCCGTCGAGCGCATCAAAGCGTTGCAATGGGAGGCAAAACGTCGTCTGAAACAGTTGGACATCTATAATATATCCACTAAACATGGCGATGGTTGGCAAGGGTGGGCAGCGAAAGCCCCTTTTGATGCCATTATTGTCACGGCAGCGGCAGAGAGCATTCCTCAACAGCTGCTTGAGCAATTAAATGATGGCGGTGTGCTTATCATTCCAGTAGGAATAGACGAGCAACAGTTGTTAAAAATCTCTCGTCAGGGAGATGGTTATTTATCTGAAGTAATAGAAATGGTGCGCTTCGTACCTTTAGTCGCGGGTGATCTTGCTTAA